Below is a window of Cryobacterium sp. PAMC25264 DNA.
CGTCGGTCACGAGGCGGGAAACGAGTTCGTCCCTGGCCGCCTTGTCGTCCCAGGCGATGTCGGGCTTGCCGGGCTTCTCGTAGTCATGGCCGGGCAGGCCGGCCACGATCATGTCGGCGCCGGGGATCTCCCGACCGACCCGGCGGATCTGCGCGACCAACTGCGTCACCGTGTCCTGGCGGGCGACCGCGTCATCCAAAATCGTGGAGTCCAACGCCCGCCGCTTCCGACCCGACAACGCCCCAGAACCGGCAATAACCTCGGCGACGGCGTCGAAAATTCGGTGCGGGCGGGTGCTTGCCGCGAGGCGGCGTCGCCAATACGTCAACACCGTCGGGTGGAACGATGTTTCCGTCAACCCGAACCCGCAGGCCGCTTTCCACCGCAGATCAAACGTGACGGCTTCCGCGGTTTCCCGGTCCGATAACGAGTGCAGGGTCTGCAGCACCATCACCGATGCGATCACGTCCGCGGGCGTCGAGGGCCGGCCACGACCCGACGGAAACAGGTCCGCGAACGCGTCATCCGGGAACAACTCGTGCCGGTGCTCAGCGAGAAAAGCGAACACCGACCCCGCCGGCAACATGTGCCCAGCGAACACACCGACATCCAACAACTGACGCTGACCATCATCACGACCCTGCATGAATCAAGTCTTAAACACCTCCGCCGAAACCAACAAAGGCGCGCCTTAAACGCCCCGATAAATCAGCAGTCTCCTAGGGGGCCTAAGGGGTGGGGCGGCGGCGCAGGAGGAGGAGCGTGACGCCGATCGCGATCAGGATCGCCACGAGGGCTCCCCCAATCCAGAGCAGGTCGCTGCCCTGCACGGCCGAGCCGGCACTGTCGTCGGCGGCGTCAGACGTCGCCGCACCCGTGTCGGCGGCCCCGGTTCCTGCCCCACTCGTGGCGCAGGTGGGCGCGGTCGCCGAGCCCTCACCGAGCACTTGGCTCGGATCGGGCTGCCAGGTGAAGGTGAACCTGTCGGAAATGGCATGCCCATCGGTCGACACCGTCTGCCACACCACCGTGTACTCCCCAGGCTGGCCGAGCTGCACCTCGGCCTCGAGCGTGGGCCCGAAGACCGTGGCGCAGCCGTCGCCGTAGTAAAGCGGCGCATCCGTCGGCCCGCTCACCTGCATGGCGCTGCCCGAACCCTCGCCCGAGAGGTCGAGCAGGTTGTCGTTGGTGGTGATCTTGATCGCACCGGGCTGTTCGGTGACGACAGACCCGGGCGCCGGGGAGATGTTCACCACCGAGTTGTGCGCGAACGCCGGGGCAGCGGAGGCTCCCAGCGTCGCGCCCACGACGACCAGAGCGGTCAGCGTCGCACGGCCGAGCACGCGAATGGCCGAGGGACGGCGTCGGAGACCGGCCGCGGGTGTTCCGCGGCGTGCGGTGAGAGGACTGCGAGCCATGGGCAGTCCTACGCCGCGTTCTTGCGACGGGAAGCGACGGCCACCACGAGTCCGACGGCGCCCACGACGAGTCCGCCGATGCCCAGCAGGCGGGCCAGCACGTCGTCGGAGGCGGTCGTGGTGCTCGCGTCGGCGTCATCGGCCGTCGCTTCGGTGCCACCGTGGCCGTGGCCGGCCTCGGCTGTTGCCTCGGTCACGACGAGGGCAGGCGCCGGGTGCGCCGGCTCGGCCTCGCCCTCGACTGTGGCGTCGCTCCAGCTGGTGGAGCCGACCTCACAGGTCTGCAGCACGGGGAACGACAGCGTCTCGCCGACGGCATCGGCCGGGATCTGCAGGCTCAGGGCGAAGGTGGTGCGGTAGCCGTCGGCAAGGGGCGCGTCGGCCGTGTAGGTGACCTGGCCGACCCGGGTCGTGATGGTGTCGCCCTCGCCGTCCTCGAGCGGGGTGGCGAGGTCGACGGCCACCTTGGCCGCGGTCCAGCCGGGGTTGATGGTGGGGGTGACACTGGTGATGGTGTCGGGAATGTCGATGGTGATGCCTGTGGTGGAAGAGCCGTCGCAGCCGTGGCCGACGGAGAAGGTGAGCAGGCTGTAGGAGCCGGCGGCGGTCGAGGACGGTTCAACCTCGACGTGGGCGCTGGCCGCCAACGGGGACGACAGGGCAAGCAGGCCGGCACCGAGGAGCGTGGTGGCGGCGAAGACGGGTGTGGAGAGCTTCATGGATAGTCCTTGGGATCGTGGCTGGTCGCCCCGGCTGCGGACCGCTCAGAACGACGGGCAGGCAGGGTCGACAAAAATGGGGGCACAACGTCGGAAGGCCTGAGGCAGACCTCAGGCGACGAGGCGCACCGGCGGCCCACGGTGCCGCATGGGACTGAGCAGAACGAGTTGGTCGCGGGGCGGCAACCAGGCCGAGACCGCCACGATGGCGCGCGGGATGCCGGGCACCGGCGTGAGCGCGATGACACGCACAAGAACGCCCAGGGCCACCTTCAGGGTGGTGAACAGGCTCCAGAAAGCGCGCTCACCGAACCGGAGCGCCAGCACGGTGACGACCGCGGCAAGCACGTGGAAGATCGGCATCATGAGGCCGTGGCCGGCCGCGGACATGGCAGCGGCCTCCCCAGGCATCAGCGCGACAGCCTGGCCCGCGGCGTGGGCGTGGCCCGCCGGGGCATCCGCGACGGCCAGCTGCCCGCCTGCGCCGCCGAAGGAGAACAGGCCGTGGAAGATCACCTGGCTGATCAGGACCGCGAGGGCGAGACGCCAGGTGGAGAGGGTACGGCCGGACAGCGCGATCGAGACAATGCCGGCGAAAGCCAGGGAGACCACGACGGCCAACAAGCCCGGAACGGCGCCGCCGCCCAGCGTGTGCGACAGTGCGGCGACGAATGTGGAGAAACCCGCGACGATCCACCCACGGGCGAAGCGCGCCCAGCGTGTGGTCATGATTCTCC
It encodes the following:
- a CDS encoding copper resistance CopC family protein translates to MARSPLTARRGTPAAGLRRRPSAIRVLGRATLTALVVVGATLGASAAPAFAHNSVVNISPAPGSVVTEQPGAIKITTNDNLLDLSGEGSGSAMQVSGPTDAPLYYGDGCATVFGPTLEAEVQLGQPGEYTVVWQTVSTDGHAISDRFTFTWQPDPSQVLGEGSATAPTCATSGAGTGAADTGAATSDAADDSAGSAVQGSDLLWIGGALVAILIAIGVTLLLLRRRPTP
- a CDS encoding YcnI family protein — translated: MKLSTPVFAATTLLGAGLLALSSPLAASAHVEVEPSSTAAGSYSLLTFSVGHGCDGSSTTGITIDIPDTITSVTPTINPGWTAAKVAVDLATPLEDGEGDTITTRVGQVTYTADAPLADGYRTTFALSLQIPADAVGETLSFPVLQTCEVGSTSWSDATVEGEAEPAHPAPALVVTEATAEAGHGHGGTEATADDADASTTTASDDVLARLLGIGGLVVGAVGLVVAVASRRKNAA